In Arthrobacter sp. UKPF54-2, the following are encoded in one genomic region:
- the secF gene encoding protein translocase subunit SecF: protein MASFATFGNDLYTGKRSYDFVGSKKIWFLIAAVAVALSILLPVVKGGFNLGIEFRGGSEFTVSNVKDRDAALGEKAVQDVVSGSLPRVANVAGNTMRIQTDKLNDEEVLKVKEGLTKAYGVTDNEVTSTFVGPTWGADVTKQALIGLAIFVGLAAVLMALYFRTWKMSLSALAGMAATMFVTAGVYSLSDFEVTPSAIIGFLTVLSYSLYDTVVVFDKIRENTSELQSSTRRTFAEEVNLAVNQTLVRSINTMMVAILPVGAILFIGAGLLGAGTLRDLSLALFVGILIGTAATIFVAAPLYAWLRQGEPDLVKQAKRVEQRRAENAAKAAPVTA, encoded by the coding sequence ATGGCCAGCTTCGCCACTTTCGGTAACGACCTCTACACGGGCAAGCGCTCCTACGACTTCGTCGGATCCAAGAAGATCTGGTTCCTGATCGCCGCCGTCGCCGTCGCCCTGTCCATCCTGCTGCCGGTCGTCAAAGGCGGCTTCAACCTCGGCATCGAGTTCCGCGGCGGCTCCGAGTTCACCGTGTCCAATGTCAAGGACCGCGACGCCGCACTCGGCGAAAAGGCCGTCCAGGACGTCGTCTCGGGCAGCCTGCCGCGCGTCGCGAACGTCGCCGGCAACACCATGCGCATCCAGACGGACAAGCTGAACGACGAAGAGGTCCTCAAGGTCAAGGAAGGCCTGACCAAGGCCTACGGCGTGACCGACAACGAGGTCACCTCGACGTTCGTCGGACCCACCTGGGGCGCGGACGTGACCAAGCAGGCCCTGATCGGCCTGGCGATCTTCGTGGGCCTGGCCGCGGTCCTGATGGCGTTGTACTTCCGGACCTGGAAGATGTCGCTGTCCGCCCTCGCCGGCATGGCGGCGACCATGTTCGTCACCGCCGGGGTGTACTCCCTCAGCGACTTCGAGGTGACCCCGTCGGCCATCATCGGGTTTCTCACCGTGCTCAGCTACTCGCTGTACGACACGGTGGTGGTCTTCGACAAGATCCGCGAAAACACCTCCGAACTGCAGTCCTCCACCCGGCGCACCTTTGCCGAAGAGGTCAACCTGGCCGTCAACCAGACCCTGGTACGCTCCATCAACACCATGATGGTGGCCATCCTGCCGGTCGGCGCCATCCTCTTCATCGGCGCCGGACTGCTGGGCGCGGGCACGCTGCGGGACCTCTCGCTGGCGCTGTTCGTGGGCATCCTGATCGGCACCGCGGCAACCATCTTCGTCGCCGCCCCGCTGTACGCCTGGCTGCGCCAGGGCGAGCCCGACCTGGTCAAGCAGGCCAAGCGCGTCGAACAGCGGCGCGCCGAAAATGCCGCCAAGGCGGCCCCGGTCACAGCCTAG
- the secD gene encoding protein translocase subunit SecD codes for MARTGPKNSARRVLVWLGVILAVLTAVLAGGTMAGQASWAPKLALDLEGGTQMILAPRVEGGSGINEEQLNQAVAIIRQRVDGSGVAEAEISTQSGRNVVVSLPGTPTKETRALIQASADMNFRPVIQAGDGAAVPAEARTPEDKLPKPTAAPANSSDENWVTADVYKKFEALDCVNPSQDKQERSDPAKPLVTCEPASDGRPAIKYILGPVEVKGSNIKNSSFQLQRGAQGAVTNEWAVDIQFDDEGTAKFKTVTERLNQFYVAAGGQSGSDPKSQFAIVLDDQVISAPRSQAVITDGRPQITGGFTEKSAKALSDQLRFGALPISFEIQSDQQISATLGGEQLRMGMLAGLIGLLLVVVYSLFQYRALGFVTVASLVVAGALTYLAIAILGWTENYRLSLAGVAGIIVAIGQTADSFIVYFERIRDELREGRGLVSAVENGWKRAKRTVLASKAVNLLAALVLYFVAVGNVRGFAFTLGLTAIADLIVVFMFTHPTLQVLARTKFFGEGHKFSGLDPKRLGAVPLYRGAGRIRTPEDKPVPAPRAKNTGAAAEAERRMTIAERRLAEKQEQLAGSSKSASKEGK; via the coding sequence ATGGCACGAACTGGCCCCAAAAACTCAGCCCGCAGGGTGCTGGTCTGGCTCGGCGTAATTCTCGCCGTCCTGACGGCCGTCCTGGCCGGCGGCACCATGGCCGGACAGGCGAGCTGGGCCCCCAAACTGGCCCTGGACCTTGAAGGCGGCACCCAGATGATCCTGGCGCCCAGGGTGGAGGGCGGTTCGGGTATCAATGAAGAGCAGCTCAACCAGGCCGTGGCGATCATCCGCCAGCGCGTCGACGGCTCCGGTGTCGCGGAAGCCGAAATCAGCACCCAATCCGGCCGCAACGTCGTCGTCAGCCTCCCGGGCACTCCGACCAAAGAGACCCGCGCGCTGATCCAGGCGTCCGCCGACATGAACTTCCGCCCGGTCATCCAGGCCGGTGACGGCGCTGCCGTTCCCGCCGAGGCGCGGACCCCGGAAGACAAGCTGCCCAAGCCGACCGCCGCGCCCGCGAACAGCAGCGACGAGAACTGGGTCACCGCGGACGTCTACAAGAAGTTCGAGGCGCTCGACTGCGTCAACCCGTCCCAGGACAAGCAGGAACGCTCAGACCCGGCCAAGCCCCTGGTGACCTGCGAACCGGCATCCGACGGCCGGCCCGCGATCAAGTACATCCTCGGCCCGGTTGAGGTCAAGGGTTCGAACATCAAGAACTCTTCCTTCCAGCTGCAGCGCGGCGCGCAGGGTGCGGTGACCAACGAATGGGCCGTCGATATCCAGTTCGACGACGAGGGTACGGCCAAGTTCAAGACCGTCACCGAGCGGCTGAACCAGTTCTACGTTGCCGCCGGCGGCCAGAGCGGCTCGGATCCGAAGTCGCAGTTCGCGATTGTACTGGACGACCAGGTCATTTCCGCCCCGCGGTCCCAGGCAGTCATCACCGATGGCCGCCCGCAGATCACCGGCGGCTTCACCGAGAAGTCCGCCAAGGCCCTCTCTGACCAGCTGCGCTTCGGCGCCCTGCCGATCAGCTTCGAGATCCAGAGCGACCAGCAGATCTCGGCCACCCTTGGCGGGGAGCAGCTCCGGATGGGCATGCTGGCCGGCCTGATCGGCCTGCTGCTGGTTGTGGTCTACTCGCTGTTCCAGTACCGGGCCCTTGGCTTCGTCACCGTCGCCTCGCTCGTCGTCGCCGGTGCACTGACGTACCTCGCCATCGCCATCCTCGGCTGGACGGAAAACTACCGCCTCTCGCTGGCGGGCGTCGCCGGCATCATCGTGGCGATCGGCCAGACGGCGGACTCCTTCATCGTCTACTTCGAACGCATCCGTGACGAACTCCGCGAGGGCCGCGGCCTGGTCTCGGCGGTGGAGAACGGCTGGAAGCGCGCCAAGCGGACCGTCCTGGCCTCCAAGGCCGTGAACCTGCTCGCCGCCCTCGTGCTGTACTTCGTGGCGGTGGGCAACGTCCGCGGCTTCGCCTTCACCCTGGGCCTGACCGCGATCGCCGACCTGATCGTCGTCTTTATGTTCACCCACCCGACCCTGCAGGTGCTGGCCCGGACCAAGTTCTTCGGGGAGGGCCACAAGTTCTCGGGCCTTGACCCGAAGCGGCTCGGCGCCGTGCCCCTCTACCGGGGTGCCGGACGGATCCGGACGCCGGAAGACAAGCCCGTCCCGGCGCCGCGCGCCAAGAACACCGGTGCCGCGGCCGAGGCCGAACGCCGGATGACCATTGCAGAACGACGTCTCGCGGAAAAGCAGGAGCAGCTCGCTGGCTCCTCCAAGAGCGCGTCCAAGGAAGGCAAGTAA
- the ruvB gene encoding Holliday junction branch migration DNA helicase RuvB, which produces MAEPSLVAGGEEPEERAIEAALRPKNLHDFVGQHRVRKQLSLVLEASRMRGRSADHVLLSGPPGLGKTTLSMIIAAEMNAPLRISSGPAIQHAGDLAAILSSLSEGEVLFLDEIHRMSRPAEEMLYMAMEDFRVDIVVGKGAGATAIPLELPPFTLVGATTRAGLLPGPLRDRFGFTGHLEFYSVEELELVLRRSAGLLDLKVNSAGFSEIAGRSRGTPRIANRLLRRVRDWALVHGVEQIDARAASAALDMYEVDKRGLDRLDRAVLEALITKFGGGPVGLSTLAIAVGEETETVETVAEPYLVREGLLGRTPRGRIALAPAWTHLGFAVPAGAFGQDPLDLFQAGDADGGPAGLAADPDPEWIRNSQ; this is translated from the coding sequence GTGGCTGAGCCGTCGCTCGTCGCCGGGGGAGAGGAACCGGAAGAACGCGCCATCGAGGCCGCCCTCCGGCCCAAGAACCTGCACGATTTCGTGGGCCAGCACCGGGTCCGCAAACAGCTCTCGCTGGTGCTGGAGGCCTCCCGGATGCGCGGGCGCAGCGCCGACCACGTGCTGCTGTCCGGTCCGCCCGGCCTGGGAAAGACCACGCTGTCCATGATCATCGCGGCCGAGATGAACGCCCCGCTGCGGATCAGCAGCGGGCCGGCGATCCAGCACGCCGGGGACCTGGCCGCCATCCTGTCCTCGCTCTCCGAAGGGGAAGTCCTCTTCCTCGACGAGATCCACCGCATGTCACGCCCGGCCGAGGAAATGCTCTACATGGCGATGGAGGATTTCCGGGTCGACATCGTCGTCGGCAAGGGCGCCGGCGCCACCGCGATTCCACTGGAACTGCCGCCGTTCACCCTCGTGGGCGCCACCACCCGCGCCGGCCTGCTGCCCGGGCCGCTGCGGGACCGGTTCGGTTTCACCGGCCACCTGGAGTTCTACTCCGTCGAGGAACTCGAACTGGTGCTGCGGCGCTCCGCCGGCCTGCTGGACCTGAAGGTGAACTCGGCCGGTTTCAGCGAGATCGCCGGCCGGTCCCGGGGCACCCCCCGCATCGCCAACCGGCTGCTGCGCCGGGTCCGGGACTGGGCGCTAGTCCACGGGGTGGAGCAGATCGACGCGCGGGCCGCCTCGGCTGCCCTGGATATGTACGAGGTGGACAAACGCGGCCTGGACCGGCTGGACCGTGCCGTGCTGGAGGCGCTGATCACCAAGTTCGGCGGCGGTCCGGTGGGCCTGTCCACCCTGGCTATCGCCGTCGGCGAGGAAACCGAAACCGTGGAAACCGTCGCTGAACCGTACCTGGTCCGGGAAGGGCTGCTCGGCCGGACCCCGCGCGGGCGGATCGCGCTGGCGCCGGCCTGGACGCACCTTGGCTTCGCCGTGCCGGCCGGTGCGTTCGGCCAGGATCCGCTGGACCTGTTCCAGGCCGGAGACGCCGACGGCGGGCCCGCCGGGCTGGCAGCCGACCCCGATCCGGAATGGATCCGTAATAGTCAATAG
- the yajC gene encoding preprotein translocase subunit YajC produces the protein MLGVFVFMMFRRNKKTQQQQAELQSKFGPGVEVMTSFGLFGRIVEIDEAENKVVLELSPGNTATVHRQAVTKIVEPVATVEEPTVVPDDASSLTLGKTEEPGSAVGGNTVAGDTPRHETPDETLRRLNDEGKKDS, from the coding sequence ATGCTCGGCGTGTTCGTCTTTATGATGTTCCGCCGCAACAAGAAGACGCAGCAGCAGCAGGCGGAGCTCCAGTCGAAGTTCGGCCCCGGCGTCGAAGTCATGACCAGCTTCGGCCTGTTCGGCCGCATAGTCGAGATTGACGAAGCCGAGAACAAGGTTGTCCTGGAGCTCTCCCCGGGCAACACCGCCACTGTGCACCGCCAGGCCGTCACCAAGATCGTCGAGCCGGTTGCCACCGTCGAGGAACCCACCGTTGTTCCCGATGACGCTTCCTCGCTGACCCTGGGCAAAACCGAAGAGCCCGGCTCCGCCGTCGGGGGCAACACCGTCGCCGGTGACACGCCCCGCCACGAAACGCCCGACGAAACCCTGCGCCGCCTCAACGACGAAGGCAAAAAAGACAGCTAG
- the ruvA gene encoding Holliday junction branch migration protein RuvA, whose translation MISFLRGTVAHVGLSSAVIDLNGAGMSVNATPQTLSRLRVGDEGKLFTSLIVREDSLTLFGFATDDEREVFDVLLSVSGVGPRLALAVLAVHDPEAIRVAAHSGDGKAFTKVPGIGPKVAGRIVLELAGKLVPHGTSGQSDGGAPARSAEAVWKPQVVAAMTSLGWSEKDATSSIDKSLADSPELAEAGNVAEILRATLRWLGQDGARAGNRVGARG comes from the coding sequence TTGATCAGTTTTCTCCGCGGAACCGTAGCGCACGTCGGCCTGTCCTCGGCGGTGATCGACCTGAACGGCGCCGGCATGAGCGTCAACGCCACGCCGCAGACCCTCAGCCGGCTCCGCGTCGGGGACGAGGGCAAACTGTTCACCTCCCTGATCGTCCGGGAGGACTCGCTCACCCTCTTCGGCTTCGCCACCGACGACGAGCGCGAGGTCTTCGACGTGCTGCTGAGCGTCAGCGGTGTCGGACCGCGGCTGGCGCTGGCCGTGCTGGCCGTCCACGACCCCGAAGCAATCCGGGTGGCCGCGCACTCCGGCGACGGCAAGGCCTTCACCAAGGTCCCCGGCATCGGCCCCAAGGTCGCCGGCCGGATCGTGCTGGAACTGGCCGGGAAGCTGGTACCGCACGGCACCTCGGGCCAGTCCGACGGGGGCGCCCCGGCCCGGTCCGCCGAAGCCGTGTGGAAGCCCCAGGTGGTGGCCGCCATGACGAGCCTCGGCTGGTCCGAGAAGGACGCGACCTCCAGCATCGACAAATCGCTGGCCGACTCCCCGGAACTCGCCGAGGCCGGCAACGTCGCGGAAATCCTCCGCGCCACGCTGCGCTGGCTGGGCCAGGACGGCGCCCGCGCCGGGAACCGCGTAGGCGCCCGTGGCTGA